In Candidatus Manganitrophus morganii, the genomic window GTCGACCCCCAAGAAAAAGGAGATGCCGAGCTCGGACGACCAGACGGTCTGCTCCTGGAACTGGAAGCCGCCGGCGACATGGTCGTAGGCGAACATCAGGTAGGCCGATCCGAGGAGCGAGAGGCCGGCGAAGGTCGCGGCGATCCCGTGGACGATCTCCCGCTGTTTGTTGGAGACGAAGAAGAGAAGGAACGCCCCGATAAACGGCGTAAAGAGAATAAATGAAAGGAGATGGCTCGTCATGGGGTTCCCTCTTTTTCAGCCGCCGGGAGGGGAATCTCCTCCTCCGGCGCATCGATCGATTGGAGCGCGGCCGGGGTGACTTCAACCGCCGGTTCGGTGATGACCGGGGCGGGGCGGGCGACCCGTTGGGCGACGAAGTCGATCGAGCCGTCCATCGCCTTCAAAAAGGGCATCGGGTAGATGCCGACCCAAAAAATCATCACGGCGAGCGCCACGCAAATGCCGATCTCCCGCCGGTCGAGGTCGGGGATCTTCTCGTTCTTCGGGTTGGTGATCTGTCCCATCATGATCCGCTGATAGAGCCAGAGCAGATACGCCGCGCCGAGGAGGACGCCGACGATCGCGGTGACGGTCAGCCGCCAGTCGAGCTGCGCCGCGCCGACCAGGATCAGCAACTCCCCGACGAAGCCGTTCGTCCCCGGGAAGGCCATCGACGAGAGGGAGATGATCATATAAAACGCGGCGAAGATCGGAAGACGCCGCCCCAGCCCGCCGTATTCGGAGATCGCGCGGGTGTGGCGCCGTTCATACAGAAAGCCGACGACCAAAAAGAGCCCGGCGGTCGAGATCCCGTGGTTCAACATCTGGATCATCCCCCCCTGGATGCCGGTCCGGTTCAGCGCGAAGATTCCCAGAACCACAAATCCAAGATGGCTGATGGAAGAATAGGCGATCAGCTTCTTGATGTCGTCCTGCGCCAGCGCCAGGAGCGCCCCGTAGACGATCCCGATCACCGAGAGGATCGTCATCATCGGAACGAAGTTGATCGAGGCTTCCGGCAGGAGCGGAAGGGAGAAGCGGACAAAGCCGTAGGTCCCCATCTTCAAGAGGACCCCCGCCAGCAGGACGCTCCCGGCAGTCGGCGCTTCGACGTGGGCATCGGGGAGCCAGGTGTGGAAGGGGAACATCGGAACCTTGAAGGCGAAGCCGAAGAAGAGGAGGAGGAAGACGATGTTCTGTTTACTCTCCGACATCGGCGCCTTCAACAGATCCAATATGCTGAACGAGTAGCTCTGCGAGAGATTCTGCGCCAAGGCATAGTCGTGGTAATTCAAATAAAGGATCACGAAGCCGACCAGCATCAAGACGCTGCCGAGGAGGGTGTAGAGGACGAACTTTAATGACGCATAGTCGCGGTTGGCCCCCCCCCAGATCTTGATCAGGAAATACATCGGGATCAGCATGATCTCCCAGAAGAGGAAGAAAAGCAGCAGATCGATCGCCATGAAGACCCCGACGACCGTCGTCTCCAATACCAGAAGGCAGATCAGGTACTGTTTGAGATTCAGCTCGACCCCTTTCCAGGAGAAGAGGACCAGAAGAACCATCAGGAAGGTGGTGAGGGTGACGAGGAAGAGGCTGAACCCGTCGACCCCGAGGTGATAGGCGGCCCCGAGCGGCCGGATCCAGTTCAGCTCCTCGACGAACTGCATGTTCGGCGTTCCCCGCTCGAAGAGAAGGGGGAGGAGGAGCGAGAGGGCGAAGACAACCGACGTGGTCGCCAGCGCCGTCACCCGCATCTGCCGCTCGTCCTTCAGGAATGCAATCGCCAGCGCCCCGAGCGCCGGGAGAAGAAGGAGCAACGTCAGCACCGGAAACCCGATCTGGTCGCTTGCGAAAATTTGATCGATCATCAATCCATTTCCTTGTAGGGGCGATCCTTGTGATCGCCCTGTCTTAAATCCCGAAAAGGGGCGAATGCAATTCGCCCCTACGAATCATTGCAACATCACCATCATCAGGCCTTTAATCTGGTCTTTGAACATCCAATAGATGTTCACCAGAAAGAAGATCCCGACGATGATGATCATGGCGTAGTTATGCACCGAGCCGGTCTGCAGCTTCCGGAAGATCCGCGACAGCACATGGTTGGCGTAGCCGACCATGTTGATAAAACCGTAGACGACATAGTTCTCGATCAGGTTCGAATACCAGCTTCCGCCGAAGACGCCGCGCCCGATGCCGTTTACCGCGCCGTCGATCACGCCGACGTCGAACCGGCGGCAGAGGGCGACGAAACGCTTCATCGGCTGGATGACGACGTTTTTGTACGCCTCGGTGATAAACGCCTCCCAGTCGGCGATCGGATTGTTCGCGGCCCACATGAAGCCCTCTCCCCCCTTCCGGTAAACAATGTCGGTGTCGAGCGAGATCGTCGGCTCCGGATGGAGCTTCTTCAAGAAAAGAAGAAAGATCAGTCCGGTTGCCGCGAGGAGCTGGAACGATTGGAAGAGATGCTCCAGGGTGTAGGGGTGGTATTCGACCGCGTTCGGCAACAATTGATAGAGAAGGGTCGGCCAGACCCCCAAGAGAATGCAGAAGAAGGCGGCGAGCCCCATCCCCCAGATCATGTTGATCGGGGGATCTTTCGCCGGGATCTTTTTATCCTCGCCGAGGAAGACGGCGTAGGGAAGCTTAAGGGTGGTCGAGATAAAGGTTCCGCAGGAGGCGAGGGTCAGCATGATATAAATCGCGATCCGGTGCGCCTCGCCCGCCGCCGAGATCGTCATCGACTTGCTGATGAAGCCCGACATCAACGGAACGCCGGAGATCGAGAAGCCGCCGATCATAAAGAGGACGAAGGTGATCGGCATTGTTTTATAGAGGCCGCCGAGCTCGGTCGCTTTCCGCTTCCCGGTCATGAAGATCACCGACCCCATCCCCATCATCAGGAGCGCTTTATAAAGGATGTGGGCGAAGGCGTGCGCCACGGCGCCGTTGATCGCGAGCTGCGTTCCGATCCCGATTCCCGCCACCATGAAGCCGACCTGGCTGACGATATGGTAGGCAAGGAGCCGGCGGATGTTGTTTTCGATCATCGCGTAGCCGACGCCGTAGAGGGTCATGAAAGCGCCGAGCCACATCAGCAGCTCCATGCCGGCGTACCCCCGCGCGAGGACATACACCGCGGTCTTCGTCGTGAAGGCCGAGAGGAAGACGGTCCCGGTGACGGTCGCCTCCGGATAAGCGTCGGGAAGCCAGGCGTGGAGCGGCGGCGCGGCGGCGTTGACCAGGAACCCCAGCAGAATGAGCGAGCCTCCCCAGCCGCCGTGCGGGAGGGCGTCGAAGACGAGGGTTTTGGCCTCGGTCGCCTGGATCACGATCCCCGCCAGCAGACAGACCCCGCCGAAAACATGGACCAGAAGATACCGGAAGCCGGCCCCCTCCGCCTCTTTCCCCCGGGCCCAGATCAGAAGGACCGAGGCGAAGGCCATGATCTCCCAGAAAAGGAAAAGGGTGAAGAGATCGCCGGAGAAGACGACCCCCAACGCGCTTCCGGCGTAGGTGAGCGCCGCAATATGTTCCAGGTCGTTCTTCACATGGAGGGAGTAGACCATCCCGATCGTCGCCATCAGTGTGAAGATGTAGCTGAAGACGAGGCTCATCTTGTCGACCCGCCCCATCACCAGCTCGTTCCCCAAAAAGTTGAAGACGCCGTAACGGCCGGGATCGAGAAAGACGACGAGAAGAAAGGCCGCGGCGGGGAGGCCGACGAGATAGCCCTCCTTCGCCTTTCCTTTCAGGAAGGGGATCAGGGCGGCGCCGAGGATCAGGAGCAATCCGGGATGAACCCACTCAATCATGGTGCGCCTCTTCTTCGTGGGCCGGTTCGGCAGGGTTCTCGTAATAATCTTCCCGCACCATCAGTACGGAGTGACCGATTCCTTTCGAGACAAGAATCAACACGACCGTGGCGAGCAATCCAAAAACCGCGGTGTAGCCGGGAACGTTCTCAAGCGCGAAAACCGCGTGGTGTTTGTGGACCAGAAAAAACTCGACCGCCGCGAGGAGGACGAGGAGGACGGCCGTATAAAGGATCAGCTTTTCTTTCTTCATTGAATCACCAGTTTTGCCAATGCCAGAAAATAGTCGGGGAAAAGACCGACCAGGACCGAGAGGATCGCCGTCACCACCAGCGGGACGTAAACGAACGGGGAGGCCTCGCCGAAATCTTCGCCATGATGGTCGTCGTGGGCCGCCATCGCCCCGACGCTCTGGGGCGCCGGGTGAAGCGGGGCATGCCCGTGACCATGCGTCTCCCCCTCCGGCGCATGAAAGAAGGCGGTGTAGATCACCGGGACAAAGTAGGCGGCGTTCAGAATCGTGCTGGCGATCAGGACGAAGAAGATCGGGATCTGGCCCGCCTCGATCGTTCCGAGGGCGAGATACCACTTCGTCACGAACCCCGCCACCGGCGGCACCCCGATCATGCTCAGGGAGGCGATCGCGAAGGCAGTCATCGTCCAGGGCATCTTCCTCCCGATCCCCCGCATCTGGCTGATATTGGTTTTGTGCGAGGCGACGTAGATCGATCCGGCGCAGAAAAAGAGGGTGATCTTGGAGATCGCATGATTGGCGATGTGCATCACCCCGGCGGTCATCCCGCTCGGGGAGAGAAGCGCCGCCCCCAGAATCACATACGAGAGCTGGCTGACGGTCGAGTAGGCGAGCCGGGCCTTCAGATTATCGCGCGTCAACGCATAAACGGAGGCCATGATGATCGTAAAGGAGGCGAGGTACGCGGTCATCACGCCGAGATGAAGCTGCCCCATCAGCTCGGGGCCGAAGACATGAAAGATCACCCGCAACACCGAGAAGACGCCGACCTTCACGACCGCCACCGCATGGAGCAGGGCGGAGACAGGGGTCGGCGCGACCATCGCCGCCGGCAGCCAGGCGTGGACCGGCATGATCGCCGCCTTGGCAAAACCATAGATAAAGAAGAGGTAGATCAAAACCAGCATCCACGGCTCCCCTTTGCCGGCGAAAAGCCCCCCCTTGGAGAACTCCAGCGTCCCGGCGACGTTGTAGGTGAGGATGATCGCCGCCAGCAAAAAGGTCTTGGAAGCGCCGACGAGATAGATCAGATATTTTC contains:
- a CDS encoding NADH-quinone oxidoreductase subunit M, whose protein sequence is MIDQIFASDQIGFPVLTLLLLLPALGALAIAFLKDERQMRVTALATTSVVFALSLLLPLLFERGTPNMQFVEELNWIRPLGAAYHLGVDGFSLFLVTLTTFLMVLLVLFSWKGVELNLKQYLICLLVLETTVVGVFMAIDLLLFFLFWEIMLIPMYFLIKIWGGANRDYASLKFVLYTLLGSVLMLVGFVILYLNYHDYALAQNLSQSYSFSILDLLKAPMSESKQNIVFLLLFFGFAFKVPMFPFHTWLPDAHVEAPTAGSVLLAGVLLKMGTYGFVRFSLPLLPEASINFVPMMTILSVIGIVYGALLALAQDDIKKLIAYSSISHLGFVVLGIFALNRTGIQGGMIQMLNHGISTAGLFLVVGFLYERRHTRAISEYGGLGRRLPIFAAFYMIISLSSMAFPGTNGFVGELLILVGAAQLDWRLTVTAIVGVLLGAAYLLWLYQRIMMGQITNPKNEKIPDLDRREIGICVALAVMIFWVGIYPMPFLKAMDGSIDFVAQRVARPAPVITEPAVEVTPAALQSIDAPEEEIPLPAAEKEGTP
- a CDS encoding Na(+)/H(+) antiporter subunit D; the protein is MIEWVHPGLLLILGAALIPFLKGKAKEGYLVGLPAAAFLLVVFLDPGRYGVFNFLGNELVMGRVDKMSLVFSYIFTLMATIGMVYSLHVKNDLEHIAALTYAGSALGVVFSGDLFTLFLFWEIMAFASVLLIWARGKEAEGAGFRYLLVHVFGGVCLLAGIVIQATEAKTLVFDALPHGGWGGSLILLGFLVNAAAPPLHAWLPDAYPEATVTGTVFLSAFTTKTAVYVLARGYAGMELLMWLGAFMTLYGVGYAMIENNIRRLLAYHIVSQVGFMVAGIGIGTQLAINGAVAHAFAHILYKALLMMGMGSVIFMTGKRKATELGGLYKTMPITFVLFMIGGFSISGVPLMSGFISKSMTISAAGEAHRIAIYIMLTLASCGTFISTTLKLPYAVFLGEDKKIPAKDPPINMIWGMGLAAFFCILLGVWPTLLYQLLPNAVEYHPYTLEHLFQSFQLLAATGLIFLLFLKKLHPEPTISLDTDIVYRKGGEGFMWAANNPIADWEAFITEAYKNVVIQPMKRFVALCRRFDVGVIDGAVNGIGRGVFGGSWYSNLIENYVVYGFINMVGYANHVLSRIFRKLQTGSVHNYAMIIIVGIFFLVNIYWMFKDQIKGLMMVMLQ
- a CDS encoding transglutaminase-like cysteine peptidase, with protein sequence MKKEKLILYTAVLLVLLAAVEFFLVHKHHAVFALENVPGYTAVFGLLATVVLILVSKGIGHSVLMVREDYYENPAEPAHEEEAHHD
- a CDS encoding monovalent cation/H+ antiporter subunit D family protein, which gives rise to MEGITDIRPLLAILVSMVAVGLILASDKNPNVREGWSIGAGIIKFLIVLSMAPTILSGQILEYTLFTFLPGFDIKFRVDPFGMVFATIASGLWIVTTFYSIGYMRGTNEKKQTRYFACFAISVASALGVAFSANLLTLFIFYEFLSLATFPLVNHKETPESFLGARKYLIYLVGASKTFLLAAIILTYNVAGTLEFSKGGLFAGKGEPWMLVLIYLFFIYGFAKAAIMPVHAWLPAAMVAPTPVSALLHAVAVVKVGVFSVLRVIFHVFGPELMGQLHLGVMTAYLASFTIIMASVYALTRDNLKARLAYSTVSQLSYVILGAALLSPSGMTAGVMHIANHAISKITLFFCAGSIYVASHKTNISQMRGIGRKMPWTMTAFAIASLSMIGVPPVAGFVTKWYLALGTIEAGQIPIFFVLIASTILNAAYFVPVIYTAFFHAPEGETHGHGHAPLHPAPQSVGAMAAHDDHHGEDFGEASPFVYVPLVVTAILSVLVGLFPDYFLALAKLVIQ